Below is a window of Pocillopora verrucosa isolate sample1 chromosome 6, ASM3666991v2, whole genome shotgun sequence DNA.
CGCAcggataaacaaaaaaaaaaataatatattttttcaaaattcgtTGAAAACcaataagttttatttaataTGACATATCCGGAGGTTTCGCACCTTTCTGGTCAGTACGATATGGTGATCATTACTTTTTTTGGTTTGAGACTTTTgcgatttttttccttcttttgtttgaGCAAAGCGCTGTTATTCAATTTGTTAGTTGCATTAAATGACGACTGGGCATCTCAGATAAGATCGGCCACATTCATTGGCATTTCTTCAATCTGTGTGTTGTAGAATGTTTCAATATCGCGTAATGTACGAATATCTTCATTGGTCACAAAGTTGATGGCGACGCCTTTACGACCAAAACGGCCGCCACGACCAATCCTGAAAGAGAATTGTGTAATAAAACTAGATAACTTCATTTGAATTCTGATTGCTAAGGTGAGAAATGCAGTGAAACGttgatagaaaaaatatatctattgAGTGGTGAGCCCAATGATGGAAAAGGCATTTGAGGTGGCCGTTTTTCCGCTTAGGGTTTAGTTACACACTAACATATGTTAAGACAACAACGTTACACAGACCCTTGCTTGGTCTGTGTGTGTCAAAAGACTACTTCTTTTTGTGAGAGCTTCATGGACTCTGCCAGGAGAAATATCCAATATGCCAAAAAACATGTCTCGTAAGGGGACAGAGAACATTTCAAGgtacatttttctcttttgtttcgTATCAAAAGTTCCTACAATACAACAATTATCTTCAAGGCGAGTTTGGACACCAAAATTAAGAGGCAACTTTGACCCCACAGAGAAGTTGCTCAAAAGATATAGAGGATTATCATAGATTGCAAAGTCCAAACTTGAAAAATGTAGGTGGGATATCTATGGATAACAGACTATAATATGGTCCCTTTTAATAAAACCAACTTCAGGTGTCAAGTAGTTCAGAGGTGTTCACATAAACACTCACCATGTCAAAGCtaacaaaccaatcaaaaatgcaaaaaaattcaactatTATGCTAAAAGTAACCCACCTATGAATATAGTTCTCACGGTTTCCAGGCAAGTCATAGTTGATAACCAACGAGACTTGCTGTACATCAATACCGCGTGCCTGAGATAAGAATGAAATTACATCACTTCATTAGCACTTGAATCTGGTgaaatcttggaaaaaaaattttattctcatttaAAACAATATCAGTAAGTACTTACCAACAAGTCTGTGGTGATAAGCACTCGACTAGAACCAGAACGGAACTCCTTCATGATCACATCTCTCTCCTTCTGGTCCATGTCACCATGCTAAACACAAACACATGAGAAATTTATTAACAGAATTGGCATGACACTAGGTCAATGTGGAAATCTTTACACAAATAAAATGGCTCAGACCACCAAAGCTCAGCTTATACTGTTTCCTGAAGCTACAACTGCTCTTTCTTCACCACATCATTGTGCTGCAGAGGAGCACTATGCAATTACCTGTTACCCTAAAGGAGCAAAACACAAAGCCCAGTGATTACCAAGGACATACCATAGAGGAGACAGTAAAATCCTTCTCACTCATCCTCTGTTGCAGCCAATCAACTTTCCTTCTCGTGTTGAGGAAAATCACAGCCTGGGTGATTGTCAGTGTCTCATACAAGTCACAAAGTGTTTCAAGCTTCCACTCCTAATAAGGAACAGTAAAGAAAGTAACAATTagggaaaaaaagacagaatctggaaaaaaattacaatgcaagaaaaaacaaagacaagtgGTGCTTGCAAACAAGACAATGCACTTTTCATTGTTACAATTTATTTCTTCCACTCAAAATGACCTAGCAACAAAGCAATGCAAACACAAAACAACCAAAAGGTAGTTCTATCAAAACAATTTCTTGGGTGCAGGTGTAGGGAATTCCCAATTGTGCAATACACCAAGACAGTGACAACTTACTTCTTTTTCCACCAGGACAAAAAACTGCTTGATACCTTCAAGGGTCAACTCTTCTTTCTTCACTAAGATTCTGATTGGATCACGCATGAATTTACAAGTCACATCCAACACATCTCTGGGCATTGTTGCTGATAGCAAAATAACCTGAAAAGCATAATCAGAACAAAGTTTAAGTTTTGGACAGAAAGTAAAATCCCCCAATCCAATTAGCTTTCAGATATCACGGACAAAGGTAAGAAGGTACATAATGTTGATAGAATTCTTCAGTAATGTGACACAGTGTCtgatacatgtatgtatgtatacttaaccctttgaatcccagaggtgattaacatgtaacttctccctatgatatccatacctgggcgtgaaattgcgcctaatacaggcgccaatgcacctaaatttttcactttggcgaccaaatcctgaaagttagtcgccaaattggcgactagaacatttcatcataaccttaccaagagatatagtgaattaaaaagatttgcaaagataaatccgcggaAAACTTcctctttaagtttgtttccaaaatgtagcacatgcatctcgatcgataactagacgccatcttaGATTTTGATGAGCCTGAATGTTGTATATtatccatcctagtgtccactttgtagcacgttaaagatattttccctaacttaattttggagggtctatctagaacgctgacagcgtaaagaaagattttgtttgtctttgaaaatggcgaccaactttttttgaattggctaccactttaaagaatttaggagccaagtggctatcggaaaaaaaagttaatttcacgccctgcatacattatccagcaaacagatgataagaatactcaaacttgttggtgatcatttcttttacttttgtttctttaaagtttgattcaaagGCAATATTGCAGGGAAAAAATAAATGGAGGTCACTCTTActggtttaagggttaaatgacCATTCCCCCAATGGGGCTTTTCTGGGCCAATACCAATGAATTAACAGagtttttaaaaactctcaGCTAGCAGGAAGCAGACCAGTCAGATATATGTAAAGCACAGCCACAGAGTTAAACTAGGGGCAACCAAGATCAAATTCAGCAAGTAGCAAGGTGGAGGGAAATGGTTACAGATAGGTGACCAAATGTTgacactttttttcatttatcatacCTGCACACTAGTGGGCAATTTCCTAAAAATATCATATATCTGATCTTTAAATCCTCTTGACAACATTTCATCAGCCTCATCTAAgacaaatattttgattttgtctgtatctgaaaaaaaaaatgttgctcTATCACAACAAATTATTCAAAGtccaaccgaaaaaaaaagatttgtaaatagaataaaaaaagatggtaagtttttgagcttggtaaagcaacagagaaggatgtttttttcatcttatacaagcatgggacaaagaaaaaattctgagccCCTAtaaggaattgaacctcagaccatCAGATCCTgcactctgatgctctaccactgagccacagagactctatgatGAGCAAGGTCCATGATGAGGTTCAAACATGGTATATGTACTGAgtactgttaggatcagcaatgttgctaatgtcatgttttgtaaatagaataagaaagatggtaagttttgagcttggtaaagaaatagagagagaTGCTTTTTTTCTGTCGagtaacaagacaaaaaaacatcttcctctgaACAAAACTTTACTTGCCAAAGAGACTGTGAAAAGGACCAAGCTCTACTCTCATAAATGAGATACTAGTCTTGCACATAACAAGgacatttttttggttatttggCCCAAAACAAAGTTTGTACTGGTTTAAGTTACTTTCTCAAATCATAAGGTtagaaatacatgtatttattgTCCATCTAAATGTCAGCTAATTTGAATAAAGGTACCAAGTTTTGATGCTAGCAATTTAGGACTTACTCAGGTGACTTCTGTTGATCAAGTCAAACACTCTGCCAGGAGTTCCAACAACAGAGTGCACACCTTTGCTTTTATCTTTTAAAGCCACAATGTCTTCATGGACACTGGTTCCACCAATACAGGCATGGCATCTGGCATCCATGTAATCACCAAGGGCAACTACAACCTTTTGAATCTGTAAACACaatgaatgaattactgaaATTACTGTTGCTGGGTTGATTTATCAACAATTGTATCAgcaactaaaagaaaaaaaaataaatgttcctCGAATTTTATGTCCCTGAAAGAAACTTCCTGTTAAATCTGGAGAAGTTTATGAATGTCTTAATACCCAAAACAAGCTGCAGAGAGCTATGGTTGGTACAAAAGAAACACAACATAACTTCTGAAGtgacacatgaaaaaaaatcataacctcaattaaaaaaacaggCAAGAATAATTGCTGTTCACTTTTATTGTTCTGTTGAATGAAGAGAACCTTTGAGAGATCATTTGCAAAAGTCAGTTcctaattttgaaatttaaaaaacaaacaaaaacaaaacagacacaATATTACCACCTCCATGTAAAGTTTAGTTTGTGACATTCCCTTCAACaatttcttacaaaaggaaagtgCTTCCCCAACCACAAAACCATAAACAATCATGTAACAGTGATTTGATTTTATACCTGCTGTGCTAACTCCCTGGTTGGTGCCAACACAAGAGCCTGACATTCCAGTAAAGACACATCAATCTGCTGCAAGATTGAAATGGAGAATGTGGCTGTTTTTCCAGTACCAGACTGGGCTTGTGCAATAACATCAAGTCCTAGAAAACAAGACATCAATATGCAACCCATGAATACATTATCTCTGCAAGCTAACTGATGCGCAAACAAGGTACACTTTATCTTTCATGAGAAGTCTCAAGACCAACGCCCCCCCTCAATACTCTTCCTTTGTTAGCCTCAAGATGAGAGAAAGCCAACGGTGGCCCAGATTTAAAATAGGCAAAAAGTGACACCCCTTAATGTTTTGGTAACCCTCTGATAAAAAGTGACACTCCTTTGTGTTTTGATGACTCTTTATTAGTGCATTGTAAGTATTTCTCATGCTTCATACAAGCACTAAACTACACTTCATCAAAGGAAAATttgcttttaacccttttactcccagaagTAACTAACATGTAGCTTCTTCCTATAATTTCTAGACACTATCTTGcaatctagcaaacaggtaatgagaatacacaaacttatccagtaaaagttgttatcttgatcaaacaccaaattctggtTAAAAATAATCCTTATCTTGTATATTTGGATAGGGTTCTTTCTTTGAAGGATTCCTACTATTATTTTGTAAGCAAGAGTCCCATGACTGTCTATACTGAAAAATAGGGCCATTTAACAGCTGATAAAGATAAGCCCATAAtttgctttgaaaagaaaactcagatTTCTATGCCTTATTCATTGTAGAGCACATTCAAGAAACTTCAACACAGATAACACTAAGGCTGCAATAACCATTAGAATTTCCAGCCTCTCTACTAATAGCCTATTTGCTTTGCAATGTTGAGATTGTTTCAATATAACATTTCCACCACAAAGGCCACAGAAAGTTTTATGCCTAATGTAAGCaatctttcaaatttccaaaacaggtggtttgttttcactttcacttgAAAAATCAGTTGCATGAGATCTAGACTTAAACATGTTTCAGGGAATCAATACTGAACACTGCACATTTCCACAAGCAGGATCACATCTAGACTAATTACATGTTTCAGAATGTTACAAATCCACCAAAGAATCCAATCATTTCACTGAACCCCAATTTTTGATTCAAAAGGTTTACATCCAGCCTAAAAATATGCTTTACAACTAGATACAATCCACCACGAAACTGCTAATGTTGCGGAACACTGCACATACTCACAGTTTCACATCTATAATTTGTTTAGGCTATCCACCCAAAAACCTGATCATACTACCAATCACTGCACATTAAGACTTACAGCTTTGCACCTAGACTACAAACATGTTCCAAATTTTTCCCCCttaaacaaaaatgttcccAATTCACAGTGCAATACACATTTAAACTTGCAAATTCATATAGACAGAAGACAAGTTTCAAAATGTTACACATTCTACCCAAAGTCTTGATCATTAACCAAATGCTGCACCATGTTGACTACCAAGAATAGAATGTAGAAGAATCCGAGTTTCAACATGTTACAATTTATCCCTCCTGCATACATTCGTATGTTTGCTGAAAAGTGGTCACTGTCGTGATCAAGAAGGAGCAATTCAAAGTTGTGCTCTATGCTGATTTACAGAAATGATCTGGTTTGGGGCTTACCCCAAAATAACTAATTCAAAAAGtctttttgaaaacttgatgttcatttgttaCTGAAATACGAAACTTATTTTCAGAGAACTTTCACCAGTCAGTTGACTGTAAGTTGAAATTGCCCATTATTTAATTCTTAACATTTTACTACACGAATCACATCGCACACTTGTGCGCTCCTATGTACTAGTTAAATATAcatcttttggaaaaaaattaacctcaACATTTTCAGCGACAAGACAAAGATTTCTACAACAAAGCGACAAAATGCTAAGAAAGACTACTGCGCTTTTCAAATTAATCCACTGACTTACCTTTACCTAAGCATTGGATTTCTCTTTTCACAGCGCTTCCACTAACAATTCAgtgtgataaatttttaaaagataacaCTGTGCAAGTGATGGttgatcataatttttttcactccaAGGAATACTGAGCACAAAAGGACAGTAGTGAACCCCGATCCtccataagttatttattacaGTTAAAACTGATCATAAAATACTGCTTTGATCAGGATGAACGTATGGCACTAACCTTTACAACAAGGTATGATAGCTCTCTGTTGAATTGCTGAAGGTTTTTCAAACCTGAAATCGTAAAAATGTCGTTGATGTTAGGTTTACGCTGATGCTTGATTTAATTCAACGAAGATCTATTCGTCTATAATGAATTGAATCGAGCAGTTGTTGGCAAAGTAGACACTCACCCGTAAGCATAGATGCCTCggagtaaattttctttcaggccCATGTTATCAAATTTGTCAACAACTTCGTTCCAGTTAGTCTgaagtataaaaaaaatagaactgtaaaaaattgacaataaaatttactcaaaaGCATGAAACacgaaagacaaaaaaattcagctttgtttCACACATGTTAGACTTTGAACGAACCTCGATATCTCCGTCCTGTTCCATTCCTGGTGGACCATTTTGCTCGTCACGACCCCGGTCGGAGTCAGGATttctatgaaaaattttcagacaCCATAAGAGAAGAATCATAAGAGTTACGCAAGAAAAATGCTCACCAGCCGACTGAAACACGTGGTTCAAAATGGCGGTCGGTGGcgaaaaattacaatttgaagACGCAATTTCCTCTCATCGTTAAGCATCCTAAGCTAGCTTCTTCATTTAAATTATAGCAGCTAAATTGCGCCTGAACTTATACTGCAACAGATGAAAGGGCTGAGAAGAGAAATCCATCACAGAATAACGAAAAACCAACCTAGTATCAGCGTAAGAGTCGTAAGACATGTCGCATGAGATAAGCAGcgggaaaaggaagaaaattgttAAGAGCCGGCAGATAGGGGGGTGAATGAATTACCCTAATAGTACCCTATGACGTCACTTGACTTCCGGAGACTAGTCACgaatatttctaattttaacaaAGTTGTTTCTAACAACATTTCAAGATCACGAGAATTTAGACAGAtttctcattttcaaaaatttattcttgaaaaatatatcCGTCGGAACTCAGAGAAGAGGTGAATTTTATAAACGTGATTCGCGAAATGATCTTGGGTGATTCAAATTCATGTGAATAAGGAAAATGCAGGGGCGACCCTCTTAAAAGATTAAGAGGCTGTATTGTGCCGATAAGTCCTTGGTACTACATACTCTGGTTAACTTTTCATGATACATGACTTGACTTTAAACTCAAATTTATTCTACTGGAAAT
It encodes the following:
- the LOC136281740 gene encoding eukaryotic initiation factor 4A-I-like — translated: MSYDSYADTRNPDSDRGRDEQNGPPGMEQDGDIETNWNEVVDKFDNMGLKENLLRGIYAYGFEKPSAIQQRAIIPCCKGLDVIAQAQSGTGKTATFSISILQQIDVSLLECQALVLAPTRELAQQIQKVVVALGDYMDARCHACIGGTSVHEDIVALKDKSKGVHSVVGTPGRVFDLINRSHLNTDKIKIFVLDEADEMLSRGFKDQIYDIFRKLPTSVQVILLSATMPRDVLDVTCKFMRDPIRILVKKEELTLEGIKQFFVLVEKEEWKLETLCDLYETLTITQAVIFLNTRRKVDWLQQRMSEKDFTVSSMHGDMDQKERDVIMKEFRSGSSRVLITTDLLARGIDVQQVSLVINYDLPGNRENYIHRIGRGGRFGRKGVAINFVTNEDIRTLRDIETFYNTQIEEMPMNVADLI